In one window of Mercurialis annua linkage group LG4, ddMerAnnu1.2, whole genome shotgun sequence DNA:
- the LOC126678527 gene encoding uncharacterized protein LOC126678527: MNPDRSWMYTRHDRGFLPPDFFPNLEEFVNFAVQHPECMNGEEIKCPCSRTKCRNTNFRDVEVVKLHVLQSGFVPDYYVWIHHGEVNVPPVVQQPVNEYDYYNEGGGDLNSGQRMVIDAAGPEVFEEETPNEEAQKFFDMMSAAEEEIWPGNSRHSPLSASVEILDIKCRHQGSISLIDDTCRLLQELLPENNKMPKFFANIKKLVKGLGLPVEVIECCLHNCMIYWGADEDLTHCKVCTFPRWKPVTKSNSAKRRANVPYKKMFYFPLTPRLQRLYASKATAKHMTWHG; encoded by the coding sequence TGGATGTATACGAGGCATGACAGAGGCTTCCTGCCGCCAGATTTTTTCCCTAATCTTGAAGAGTTCGTGAATTTTGCTGTGCAACATCCCGAGTGTATGAATGGAGAAGAGATAAAATGCCCATGTTCTAGGACAAAATGTAGAAATACGAATTTTCGAGATGTCGAAGTTGTGAAACTACATGTCTTGCAGTCTGGGTTTGTTCcagattactatgtctggatTCACCACGGTGAGGTGAATGTCCCTCCTGTTGTTCAGCAGCCGGTTAATGAATACGATTACTATAATGAGGGAGGGGGAGATTTAAACTCCggtcagagaatggttattgatgctgctggtcctgaagtttttgaggaagagaccccgaatgaagaagctcagaagttttttgatatgatgagtgcggcagaagaagaaatatggcccggaaatagcagacactcacccctgtccgcatctgttgaaattttggatattaagtGTCGACATCAGGGGTCGATATCTTTAATTGACGACACCTGCCGTTTATTACAAGAACTGCTTCCAGAGAACAACAAAATGCCAAAATTTTTTGCTAATATCAAGAAGCTGGTGAAAGGTCTCGGGTTGccggttgaggttattgagtGCTGTTTGCACAACTGTATGATTTACTGGGGGGCGGACGAGGATTTAACCCACTGCAAAGTTTGCACATTTCCTCGGTGGAAACCTGTTACGAAAAGCAATTCGGCCAAAAGAAGGGCTAACGttccttataaaaaaatgttttatttccctTTAACTCCGAGGCTGCAAAGGTTGTACGCTTCCAAAGCCACGGCTAaacatatgacatggcacgGCTAA